Proteins from a single region of Companilactobacillus farciminis KCTC 3681 = DSM 20184:
- a CDS encoding SDR family oxidoreductase, producing the protein MKNIQGKTIIITGASSGIGKATAVKLAENGAQLVLAARNEAKLKKITKDLIEKYDIKAVYKVTDVTQEKDIKDLVNFTISNFHKVDVLFNNAGLMPVSLLRDGKSDEWERMIDVNLKGALYGIKHVLPIMENQHNGQIIVTDSVAGHFVGAGSAVYSATKFAMRAIMEGLRVEEVGNGIKSTLISPGHSQTSLASTISDEKMKADVLKNETDAGLKAEDVANAVVYAISTPDNVGINEIILRSTNQRDY; encoded by the coding sequence ATGAAAAATATTCAGGGTAAAACTATCATCATTACTGGTGCTTCAAGTGGTATCGGAAAAGCTACTGCTGTTAAATTAGCTGAAAATGGTGCACAACTAGTTTTGGCTGCAAGAAACGAAGCTAAATTAAAAAAAATCACAAAAGATTTAATTGAAAAATACGACATTAAAGCTGTATATAAGGTCACTGACGTTACTCAGGAAAAAGATATTAAAGACTTAGTAAATTTCACAATTAGTAATTTTCATAAAGTGGATGTGTTGTTTAACAATGCTGGATTAATGCCTGTTTCATTACTTCGAGATGGTAAATCGGATGAATGGGAGAGGATGATTGACGTTAATCTGAAAGGTGCTCTATATGGAATTAAACATGTTTTGCCAATCATGGAGAATCAACATAATGGTCAAATTATTGTCACCGATTCAGTAGCTGGTCATTTCGTAGGTGCAGGCTCTGCTGTTTATTCAGCTACTAAATTTGCCATGCGAGCTATTATGGAAGGCTTACGTGTAGAAGAAGTGGGAAATGGTATCAAATCAACTTTGATTTCACCCGGTCATTCCCAAACGAGTTTAGCTTCTACCATTAGTGATGAAAAAATGAAAGCAGACGTCTTAAAAAATGAAACAGATGCTGGTTTGAAAGCTGAAGATGTAGCCAACGCTGTGGTGTATGCAATCAGTACTCCTGATAATGTTGGAATCAATGAAATAATTTTACGTTCTACTAATCAAAGAGATTACTAA
- a CDS encoding winged helix-turn-helix transcriptional regulator encodes MAKAKNEFTNGASLTLKILGTKWKPLIICHLIDGPLRTLELQRRVKGISAKVLVEQLKQLEADEIIDRRVFNEVPPHVEYSLTTTGHSLAKVLGSMSYWGEQQAQQLNNNGQNIKLEYLDHEKWTK; translated from the coding sequence ATGGCAAAAGCAAAAAATGAGTTTACTAATGGTGCTTCATTAACATTGAAAATACTTGGTACTAAATGGAAACCACTGATAATTTGTCATTTAATCGACGGTCCTCTAAGAACGCTAGAATTGCAAAGACGTGTAAAAGGTATATCCGCAAAGGTATTAGTTGAACAGCTAAAACAATTAGAAGCAGACGAAATTATTGATCGAAGAGTATTCAACGAAGTTCCACCACATGTTGAATATAGTTTGACAACTACTGGTCATTCTTTAGCAAAGGTTTTAGGATCAATGTCTTATTGGGGAGAACAGCAAGCTCAACAGTTAAACAACAACGGACAAAATATTAAATTGGAGTATTTGGATCACGAAAAATGGACGAAATAA
- a CDS encoding aldo/keto reductase, whose amino-acid sequence MKTIKLGNSQMNVSATALGIMRMVRLDPKEATNVLENVHDKGINFIDSADIYGNGDSERIFGKAFKQSSLKRDDFFIQSKGGIVLDPKKSSGELVFGQRYDFSKQHLIETVDKILQRMQIDYLDSFLLHRPDPLMELSEVADAFDELQASGKVRHFGVSNFNPMQVEMLQSELNQKLMINQLQFGVMHTGPIQFGLHTNMQDDASINRDGEIIEYSRLHNMTIQAWSPYQYGLFAGTFIDNPKFPELNNKLQELADKYGVTKNAIATAWILRHPAKMQVILGSMNPKHLDESIAGTDITLTNQEWYDVYFAAGNDLP is encoded by the coding sequence ATGAAAACAATAAAACTTGGCAATAGCCAAATGAACGTATCCGCAACTGCTTTAGGAATCATGCGTATGGTACGTTTAGACCCTAAAGAAGCTACTAACGTGCTTGAAAATGTTCACGACAAAGGCATTAATTTCATTGATTCAGCCGACATTTATGGCAACGGCGATTCAGAAAGAATTTTTGGAAAAGCCTTCAAACAATCTAGTTTAAAACGTGATGACTTCTTCATTCAATCCAAAGGCGGCATTGTTCTCGACCCTAAGAAGAGTTCTGGAGAATTAGTTTTTGGTCAAAGATACGACTTTTCTAAACAACATTTGATCGAAACTGTCGATAAAATTTTACAAAGAATGCAAATTGATTATTTAGACTCATTTTTACTACACCGTCCTGACCCATTGATGGAACTTTCTGAAGTTGCCGATGCTTTTGATGAATTACAAGCTTCTGGTAAAGTGAGACATTTCGGAGTTTCCAACTTCAATCCAATGCAAGTAGAAATGTTGCAGTCAGAACTTAACCAAAAACTAATGATCAATCAATTACAGTTCGGTGTTATGCACACTGGCCCAATTCAATTTGGTTTGCACACTAACATGCAAGACGACGCAAGTATCAATCGTGATGGCGAAATCATCGAATATTCCCGTCTTCACAATATGACGATTCAAGCTTGGTCACCTTATCAATACGGTTTATTCGCAGGAACTTTCATTGATAATCCTAAGTTCCCTGAACTCAATAACAAATTACAAGAATTAGCAGACAAATACGGAGTTACCAAAAATGCCATTGCTACAGCTTGGATTCTACGCCATCCTGCTAAAATGCAAGTTATCCTTGGTTCAATGAATCCCAAACATTTAGACGAGAGTATTGCTGGTACTGATATCACCTTAACTAATCAAGAATGGTATGACGTATACTTCGCTGCTGGAAATGATTTACCTTAA
- a CDS encoding SLAP domain-containing protein codes for MTKENLNKFNKKFIVTALGVAALGFQLMQTNNVKADTAADSKTGDAASEDTVETNDSSVADDSSIQKDSSSITNTDETDNADSDSKTNNNNEQQQVNDTDIIAKDSNTQSQDANNVNENNDQIQTASLSTTENVDKGSTDDQGTNSDEQADSQQNTTENDDSITTDTQTNTDPAIIDGTPANSQPAVTNGDPIQSTIAVSATNSTGTMTSVSTATDGASALINSDSTSANIIVTITNTSDEKQGDYGETVRLPKNVQEVEGSAHRTSNVVLSDDFDNTAFITGLPEGAEVVYSTSTQNNWQTAEELTADPNFKWSNVNAIEINSNIFHFNGTTAYLEPGKSIVMTIPITAKTTDQTKITGVSAVTTEYNRVNGDYRRKSSVYSFRYASVAGKASSILDGQYKAVLTNGDDVPTEIQNIIPNYKDGDVTIDDFFGFDTVNIDNNLLANGGFVYLNLNNLGITKELNGLGYSYLLQDGTGFQQSAYTYQIGVNPVQLILRQVINAQNGTTKVGQDWTAADNLTSVQDNNDNVLTGNDAISAVSTTINDQDGVLQDGKVVKAGTFEVTYTYNLKDGTAITKTVTVTADPATNNSSSSSSSSSSSSNTSSTTDPTDPVVSPDSPDNINDQDRLVSTHPADGVVSLYKLDTTKITNRSLNTASDWYSDKDMTFAGETYYRVATNEWVKASNVYVYQNKNQVIQTNNNQQLVDSKGNTVTNRSLLANTAWYTDRIATINGKSYYRVATNEFVPVDAVTVM; via the coding sequence ATGACAAAAGAAAACTTAAATAAATTTAACAAAAAATTTATCGTTACTGCCCTTGGTGTAGCAGCTTTAGGTTTCCAACTAATGCAAACTAATAATGTTAAAGCTGACACTGCCGCAGATTCTAAAACTGGCGATGCCGCTTCTGAAGATACTGTTGAAACCAATGATAGCTCTGTAGCTGATGATTCTAGTATTCAAAAAGATTCTAGTTCTATCACTAATACTGATGAAACTGATAATGCAGATTCAGATAGTAAAACAAATAATAATAATGAACAACAACAAGTTAACGATACTGACATTATTGCAAAAGATTCAAATACTCAAAGCCAAGATGCTAATAACGTTAATGAAAATAATGACCAAATTCAAACTGCTTCCCTTTCAACTACTGAAAATGTAGACAAAGGTTCTACTGATGATCAAGGAACAAATTCCGATGAACAAGCGGATTCTCAGCAAAATACGACAGAAAATGATGATTCAATAACCACTGATACGCAAACTAATACTGATCCAGCTATTATTGATGGAACTCCGGCTAACAGCCAACCTGCAGTTACTAACGGTGACCCAATCCAAAGCACTATTGCTGTTTCAGCGACAAATTCTACTGGAACGATGACTTCCGTATCTACTGCTACCGATGGTGCATCTGCCTTGATTAATTCTGATTCAACTTCAGCAAACATCATTGTAACTATCACTAATACTTCAGATGAAAAACAAGGAGACTACGGAGAAACTGTCAGACTTCCAAAGAACGTTCAAGAAGTTGAGGGTTCAGCACATAGAACTTCTAATGTCGTATTATCTGATGATTTTGATAATACTGCATTTATTACTGGTCTTCCTGAAGGGGCAGAAGTTGTTTACTCCACTTCAACACAAAATAACTGGCAAACTGCCGAGGAATTGACTGCAGATCCTAATTTCAAATGGTCCAATGTCAATGCGATTGAAATTAATTCAAATATTTTTCATTTTAATGGGACAACGGCTTATCTAGAACCCGGAAAATCCATCGTTATGACAATTCCTATTACAGCAAAGACAACCGATCAAACAAAAATTACAGGGGTCTCTGCAGTAACAACAGAATATAACAGAGTGAATGGTGATTATCGTAGAAAATCTAGTGTATACAGTTTTAGATACGCATCAGTTGCTGGCAAAGCTTCATCTATTTTAGATGGTCAGTATAAAGCTGTCCTTACAAATGGTGATGATGTACCTACAGAAATTCAAAACATTATTCCTAATTACAAAGACGGAGACGTAACAATTGATGATTTCTTCGGATTTGACACCGTTAATATCGATAATAATTTATTAGCAAATGGCGGATTTGTCTACTTGAACTTAAACAATCTAGGAATTACTAAAGAACTGAATGGTTTAGGATATTCTTATCTACTTCAAGATGGTACTGGATTTCAACAATCTGCATATACTTATCAAATTGGTGTTAATCCGGTTCAACTTATCTTAAGACAAGTTATCAATGCCCAAAATGGTACTACTAAAGTCGGTCAAGACTGGACTGCAGCAGACAACCTAACTTCAGTTCAAGATAACAACGACAATGTCCTAACAGGAAACGATGCAATAAGTGCCGTATCGACAACAATCAACGACCAAGATGGTGTTTTACAAGATGGTAAAGTCGTTAAAGCTGGTACCTTTGAAGTTACTTATACGTACAACTTAAAAGATGGCACAGCTATTACTAAGACAGTCACAGTTACCGCCGATCCAGCAACAAACAATTCTAGTTCATCAAGTTCAAGCTCATCTTCTAGCTCCAATACTTCATCAACTACAGACCCAACAGATCCCGTAGTATCTCCAGATTCACCTGACAATATCAATGATCAAGACCGTCTAGTTTCTACTCACCCTGCAGATGGTGTAGTTTCACTTTATAAGCTAGACACAACTAAAATTACTAACCGTAGTTTGAACACAGCTTCAGATTGGTACAGTGATAAGGACATGACTTTTGCCGGTGAAACTTATTATCGTGTTGCTACTAACGAATGGGTCAAAGCCTCAAATGTTTATGTTTACCAAAATAAGAACCAAGTTATTCAAACAAACAATAACCAACAACTAGTCGATTCCAAAGGTAACACCGTAACAAATCGTTCATTGCTTGCTAACACGGCTTGGTACACAGACCGTATCGCAACTATCAATGGCAAGAGTTATTACCGTGTTGCTACTAATGAATTTGTTCCAGTTGATGCAGTTACAGTTATGTAA
- a CDS encoding tRNA dihydrouridine synthase produces MTQSAYWNRIAKKAKEENRPFFSLAPMEAVTGSVFRRVVMKATVPDNFYTEFTNALSITHPLAKETTKGRLYIDPAENPKPIVQLWGNSEIDFAKAAKEVEKQGYEAIDINMGCPDIAVIKNHSGSDLIRHFDTAKEVIEGARQSDLPVTVKTRIGYSDVHEYETWIPFLLKQQVPVLTVHMRTREEMSKVPAHYELIDDLVQMRDTYAPDTLLQINGDIADYQAGIDLANAHPGVDGIMIGRGIFMNPYAFEKTPQHHSEHELLNLLRYQLDLYDQFVAKGIPGHFAPLQRFFKIYVRGMKGASAIRNDLMQTKTTDDARAIIDRIDPGE; encoded by the coding sequence GTGACCCAGTCAGCATACTGGAATCGCATCGCCAAAAAAGCTAAAGAAGAGAATCGTCCTTTCTTTAGTTTGGCACCAATGGAAGCTGTAACTGGCTCAGTTTTTCGTCGAGTCGTGATGAAAGCCACAGTTCCAGATAATTTTTATACTGAATTTACTAACGCTTTGAGTATCACTCATCCGTTAGCTAAAGAAACTACTAAGGGTCGTTTGTATATCGATCCAGCTGAAAATCCTAAGCCAATCGTACAATTGTGGGGTAACTCAGAGATTGACTTTGCCAAAGCTGCTAAAGAAGTAGAAAAGCAAGGCTACGAAGCAATCGACATCAATATGGGCTGTCCAGACATTGCCGTTATCAAAAATCACAGTGGTAGTGACTTGATTCGTCATTTCGATACTGCTAAAGAGGTCATTGAAGGTGCTCGTCAAAGTGATTTACCTGTGACTGTAAAAACTCGAATTGGCTACAGCGATGTGCATGAATATGAAACTTGGATACCATTCTTATTGAAACAACAAGTTCCAGTTTTGACAGTTCACATGCGTACTCGAGAAGAAATGAGTAAAGTGCCAGCTCATTATGAATTGATTGATGATCTAGTTCAAATGCGTGACACTTATGCTCCGGATACCTTGTTACAAATCAATGGTGACATTGCCGATTATCAAGCTGGGATTGATTTGGCTAATGCTCACCCAGGTGTTGATGGGATTATGATAGGACGGGGAATCTTTATGAATCCTTATGCCTTTGAAAAAACTCCTCAACATCACTCTGAACATGAATTATTGAATTTGTTGCGCTATCAACTTGATTTGTATGATCAATTTGTTGCCAAAGGAATTCCGGGTCACTTTGCACCATTGCAACGTTTCTTCAAGATTTACGTTCGTGGTATGAAGGGTGCTTCGGCTATTCGAAATGACTTGATGCAAACTAAAACAACTGATGATGCTAGGGCGATTATTGATCGAATCGATCCTGGTGAATAA
- a CDS encoding tRNA dihydrouridine synthase — MTKSTFWPDIAAKAKSENRPFFTMAPMEAVSNTVFRQVIAKAYAPDTFFSEFVYAKGITDPTTKFPVDGRLYVDKTESKKLVVQLWGNVAEDFESAGQAIQSQGFPAIDINTGCPDKTVIKNHGGSDLIRHHDDLIKIVEAAKKTNLAVSIKTRLGYSKAEEFKEWIPFLLEQHVDLLTIHLRSKMEMSKVPAHFEVIDDIIKMRDEIAPETLIQINGDVEDFQAGLKLAQEHPGLDGIMIGRGVFHNPFAFEPVPKEHSLDELLGLLRMQLDLFDKFATHYDVPRFPALKRFFKIYARPELGATDLRNEMLQANSTDEVREILNKFQK, encoded by the coding sequence GTGACAAAATCAACTTTCTGGCCGGATATTGCCGCCAAAGCTAAATCAGAAAACCGCCCCTTTTTCACAATGGCACCTATGGAAGCCGTCAGCAATACGGTTTTTCGACAAGTAATCGCTAAAGCTTATGCTCCAGATACTTTTTTCAGTGAATTCGTCTACGCTAAAGGTATCACTGATCCAACAACTAAATTTCCAGTTGACGGACGTTTATATGTTGATAAAACTGAATCAAAGAAACTCGTTGTTCAATTGTGGGGTAACGTCGCAGAGGACTTTGAATCTGCTGGTCAGGCTATCCAATCACAAGGCTTTCCCGCAATCGATATCAACACTGGTTGTCCCGATAAAACTGTTATCAAAAATCACGGTGGCAGCGACTTAATCAGACATCACGACGACTTAATAAAAATCGTTGAAGCTGCTAAAAAAACTAATCTCGCTGTCAGCATCAAAACTCGTCTTGGATACAGTAAGGCGGAAGAATTCAAAGAATGGATTCCTTTTTTGCTAGAACAACACGTTGATCTATTGACGATTCACTTACGTAGCAAGATGGAAATGAGTAAAGTTCCTGCTCATTTTGAAGTTATCGACGACATTATCAAAATGCGTGACGAAATTGCTCCAGAAACCCTCATCCAAATTAATGGAGATGTCGAAGATTTCCAAGCAGGATTAAAATTAGCTCAAGAACATCCCGGACTAGATGGAATCATGATTGGCCGTGGTGTCTTCCACAATCCTTTTGCCTTTGAACCAGTACCTAAAGAGCATTCATTAGATGAATTGTTGGGACTTTTGAGAATGCAGTTGGACCTATTCGACAAGTTTGCCACTCACTACGACGTTCCCCGTTTTCCAGCCTTGAAACGTTTCTTCAAAATCTACGCTCGCCCAGAATTAGGCGCTACCGATTTGAGGAATGAAATGTTACAAGCTAACTCAACTGATGAAGTACGAGAAATTCTAAATAAGTTTCAAAAGTAA
- a CDS encoding SLAP domain-containing protein yields the protein MKLSRIITLSAVFFAMSSSFAVSQKNADAATVATTNGNGIAKLYTKNGKVISNRALAPNTKWAVGNVITINGEKLYQVASNEYLKASASSLSGDAPVAVATKSDATTESQSDTAYTPNIANINSYFAKYVNALHQANGTGSVNVSNDIVSYAAQRADQQNGNNLAHNTATKNMSENLSGAGYDYIIKNAGAKSDKDVAYFLLKQWYDEDNCVDPLGTAGHFGHRAALIYAGPNVGLGINAKNSAFEADWNVDNISAQKQLYNYTGTNPNTKFISKDAVQ from the coding sequence ATGAAATTATCAAGAATTATTACTCTTTCGGCCGTATTTTTTGCTATGTCCAGCTCTTTTGCTGTTTCACAAAAAAATGCTGATGCAGCTACTGTCGCAACTACTAACGGCAACGGAATTGCCAAATTGTATACTAAAAATGGTAAAGTAATTTCCAATCGTGCTTTAGCACCCAACACTAAATGGGCTGTTGGAAACGTTATTACAATTAATGGAGAAAAATTATATCAAGTTGCTTCTAATGAATATTTAAAAGCTAGTGCTTCTAGCCTTTCTGGAGACGCTCCGGTAGCAGTTGCAACAAAATCAGATGCTACTACTGAATCACAAAGCGATACTGCATATACTCCAAATATTGCTAACATCAACAGTTACTTTGCAAAATACGTCAACGCTTTGCACCAAGCTAACGGTACTGGTTCTGTTAACGTTTCTAACGACATTGTTTCTTATGCTGCCCAAAGAGCTGATCAACAAAACGGTAACAATTTGGCTCACAACACAGCTACTAAGAACATGTCCGAAAATCTTTCTGGTGCTGGATATGACTACATAATAAAAAATGCCGGAGCTAAGTCCGACAAAGATGTTGCTTATTTCTTATTAAAACAATGGTATGACGAAGATAATTGCGTCGACCCATTGGGTACAGCCGGTCACTTTGGTCACCGTGCTGCTTTGATTTATGCTGGTCCTAACGTTGGTCTTGGAATCAACGCCAAAAACTCTGCCTTCGAAGCTGATTGGAATGTTGACAACATCTCCGCTCAAAAGCAACTTTACAATTATACTGGTACAAATCCTAATACTAAGTTTATTTCTAAAGATGCTGTTCAATAA
- a CDS encoding histidine phosphatase family protein, with amino-acid sequence MVELYIVRHGETDTNYTGKINGSATDLSLNGTGKKQVEHLKEHLNINDFDEIFASPLKRAQETAAILNQDTLEIQTDKRLREINYGSWDGLLADDVHEKYPNCFDENGYLTKNYSDYSQNAETYQSVLDRLQSFIDDMSNKGDKKILVVCHGFVTRSFVQLVTETPDIEDILEPINASVTQIKISNKTGRTYLGYYGRLENI; translated from the coding sequence ATGGTCGAACTATACATCGTAAGACATGGTGAAACTGACACTAACTATACTGGTAAAATCAACGGTTCCGCAACTGACTTGAGTTTAAATGGAACTGGTAAAAAACAAGTTGAACATTTAAAAGAACATCTCAATATCAACGACTTTGACGAAATCTTTGCCAGTCCATTAAAGCGTGCTCAAGAAACTGCCGCTATTTTGAATCAAGATACTTTAGAAATTCAAACTGACAAACGCTTAAGAGAAATCAATTATGGATCATGGGACGGTCTTTTGGCTGACGACGTTCACGAAAAATATCCTAATTGCTTCGACGAAAATGGCTATTTAACTAAAAATTATTCAGATTATTCACAAAACGCTGAAACTTATCAATCAGTGTTGGATCGTTTACAATCATTTATTGACGACATGAGCAATAAAGGCGATAAAAAGATTCTAGTTGTCTGCCATGGTTTCGTGACTCGTTCTTTTGTACAACTAGTTACTGAAACACCAGACATTGAAGATATTTTGGAGCCAATCAATGCTTCAGTAACGCAAATTAAAATCTCTAACAAAACTGGTCGTACTTATTTAGGTTATTACGGACGACTAGAAAACATTTAG
- a CDS encoding multidrug effflux MFS transporter, which yields MKNVRNTVPSILLIIVLVGFPQISESIFTPVLPQLSTNMNVSASTAQLTMSIYFIAFALGVFFWGQLSDKIGRRKAMNLGIIVYLIGNVGLYFSPTFKLLLVSRFIQALGSSVGSVVTQTIMRESFDGIKGTQVFSKVGAAMALSPAFGPLIGGAIETYLGYKNVFSGLIMMAILVLLYSYTRLPETRDTNKIKRISLLKVTIKLLQDPIVWGYGILIGGINGILFGYYSEAPFIFIEHFGFSSVKYGSLGLTIALASLIGAFIVNISVKYIKSETIALLGLTFSVISALLLLISLQFDQVHLMIVGFFLIFLGLNTTLPITLNLALKGYEDIIGSASGIFSLGYYLIVSLLTYLVSFIHNGTIYALPSFILVTSLIMLIIYLPIGLKKK from the coding sequence ATGAAAAACGTCCGCAATACCGTACCATCTATTTTATTAATTATCGTTCTGGTAGGTTTTCCACAGATCAGTGAATCAATTTTCACACCTGTCCTGCCACAACTTAGTACCAATATGAATGTATCAGCCTCTACAGCTCAACTCACCATGAGTATCTATTTTATTGCTTTTGCCCTAGGAGTATTTTTCTGGGGACAATTATCAGACAAAATTGGTCGTCGAAAAGCTATGAATTTAGGCATCATTGTCTATCTAATCGGAAATGTCGGCTTGTATTTCAGTCCCACGTTCAAACTTTTATTAGTTTCACGATTTATCCAAGCATTAGGTAGCAGTGTCGGCTCAGTCGTCACCCAAACTATTATGCGTGAAAGTTTTGATGGCATTAAAGGTACCCAAGTGTTTTCCAAAGTTGGTGCTGCAATGGCTTTATCACCAGCTTTTGGTCCTCTGATTGGTGGTGCCATTGAAACCTACTTAGGTTATAAAAATGTCTTCAGTGGCTTGATCATGATGGCCATTTTAGTTTTGCTATACAGCTATACTCGCTTACCTGAAACAAGAGATACCAATAAAATCAAACGAATTTCACTATTAAAAGTTACTATTAAGTTACTTCAAGATCCAATTGTTTGGGGATATGGTATTTTGATTGGTGGCATCAATGGAATACTCTTTGGCTACTATTCAGAAGCACCCTTTATCTTTATAGAACATTTCGGCTTTTCATCAGTCAAGTATGGTTCTCTAGGTCTAACAATAGCTCTAGCTAGTTTAATCGGTGCTTTTATCGTTAATATTTCTGTCAAATATATCAAATCTGAAACAATTGCCCTATTAGGATTAACCTTCAGTGTGATATCTGCATTACTACTGTTAATAAGTCTACAATTCGACCAAGTACACTTAATGATTGTCGGCTTTTTCTTAATTTTTTTAGGTTTAAACACGACTTTGCCAATTACTTTGAATTTGGCCTTAAAAGGCTACGAAGATATTATTGGTAGTGCCAGCGGGATTTTTAGTCTCGGCTATTATTTAATTGTCAGCTTATTGACCTATCTTGTTAGCTTTATTCACAACGGAACAATTTATGCTTTACCAAGCTTCATATTAGTAACCAGCTTGATTATGCTAATAATTTACTTGCCAATCGGTTTAAAAAAGAAATAA
- the rpmA gene encoding 50S ribosomal protein L27 has product MLKMNLQFFAHHKGGGSTSNGRNSAGRRLGAKRADGQRIKAGSIIYRQRGTKIHPGTNVGRGSDDTLFALKAGTVKFERLGRNKKQVSVY; this is encoded by the coding sequence ATGTTAAAAATGAATTTACAATTCTTTGCTCACCATAAAGGTGGTGGATCCACATCAAACGGTCGCAATTCAGCTGGTCGTAGACTCGGGGCCAAAAGAGCAGATGGTCAAAGAATAAAAGCAGGTTCTATTATTTATAGGCAACGAGGTACTAAGATTCATCCTGGGACTAATGTTGGTCGTGGAAGTGATGATACATTGTTTGCCTTAAAAGCTGGTACTGTAAAATTTGAAAGATTAGGGAGAAATAAGAAACAGGTCTCCGTATATTAA
- a CDS encoding MerR family transcriptional regulator: MLYSIGQVAEKLNISTYTLRYYDKEGLLPFVDRDESGRRVFKDADFNYLETISCMKEAGLPVKHIAKFIELCLAGDKTLEERYDFLAEQEADLEDQMAALQHTLDFLRWKKWYYKHALAAGTEDANYIPGTTETRPELKEEFNGLIDHGFDSKEIGLIDK, from the coding sequence ATGTTATATTCCATTGGGCAAGTTGCCGAAAAATTAAATATCAGTACTTATACATTACGTTATTACGATAAAGAGGGACTATTGCCTTTTGTTGATCGAGATGAAAGTGGTCGTCGTGTTTTTAAAGACGCAGATTTCAATTATTTAGAAACAATCAGCTGTATGAAGGAAGCTGGATTGCCAGTTAAGCACATAGCTAAGTTTATTGAATTGTGCTTGGCAGGTGATAAGACACTTGAAGAACGCTATGACTTTTTGGCTGAACAGGAAGCAGATTTGGAAGACCAGATGGCCGCATTGCAACACACATTAGATTTCTTACGTTGGAAAAAATGGTATTACAAACATGCTTTAGCAGCTGGAACCGAAGATGCTAACTACATTCCTGGTACTACTGAAACGAGACCGGAATTAAAAGAAGAATTTAATGGCTTAATTGATCATGGCTTTGATTCCAAAGAGATAGGTTTAATTGATAAGTAA